The Hydrotalea sp. genomic sequence ATTGTATTATTGCATTATTAATCAAACAACCTTAATGTTTTTTTTATGAAAAAAACAATGAGCAAAGCGCGGCTGGAGGCCTTTTCCGATGGGGTATTTTCGGTCGCCATCACCCTGCTGGCGGTTGAATTGCACCCGTTTGATATGACGGGGCTTTCTGACCTATTGCCATTTTTGCCAAAGTTTTTATTGTTTGTTTTAAGCTTCATCACCATCGCCATCTGGTGGGTTAATCACCATCAGCTTTGTTTGAACATGCGGCGCGTTACGCTAAAAATTCTATGGCTTAATATATTTACCCTGTTGTTTATAACCGTTATTCCGCTGACAACCAGCTTGCTGGGGGAGAATTTTCATGAACCGATGGCCATGGCATTTTATAACCTTATCATGTTTATTGCCTCGGCAATTTTTTATTGGCTAACGCGCAGTGTGTATGGCAATTTGCGAAAATATGGGTGGGAGCGTTATGTCGCCGTTGTATGCTATGGCTTGGGCGTTTTGGCACCCTTCATCCCCCATGCGGTATTGTTGGCCTATGTTTTTATGATTATTCCGCCGATGTTTTATTTTATCCCGCGGTCGTCGCGCCGGCGGTAGCGGTATTAAAATCATAGCATTATCTGTCCGCCCGCGTGATTGCTTTGTGCTAAATACTGCCCTAGTATTTTTTCATGCGTAAGGCGATAACCATACAAAAAACCCGGCGGAAACCTAGACGGAAACCCGTCGATACCCCAATGGACAAGGCCAGGTTGGAGGCTTTTTCCGATGGCGTGTTTTCGGTCGCCATCACCCTGATGGCGGTTGAATTGCACCCGTTCGATATGACGGGGGTTTCCGCGCTCTTACCATTTTTACCAAAATTTTTGTTGTTCACTTTTAGCTTTATCACGGTTGCCCTATGGTGGGTTAATCACCACCAACTTTGTTTACACATGCGACGGGTCAATCTAAATATCTTATGGCTAAATATATTTGCGCTATTGTTTGTAACGGTTATCCCGTTGGCGACCGTTCTGCTGGGGGAAAATTTTAACCAACCCTTGGCGATAGCATTTTATAACCTTACCATGTTTGCCGTGTCGAGTGTTTTTTACCGCCTGGCGGTGGCGGTGCATGGGGATTTGCGCCAATTTGGTTGGCAACGTTATATTGGGGTTACCTTCTATGGCTTGGGTGTGTTGGCTCCCTTTGTCTCGCCGGTGATATGGGTCGCCTATATTTTTACGGTTATTCCGCGTGCATTGTCTTTTATCCCATGGTCATTAACCCAAGGAAAAAAATATCAGTCATAAATAAAAATTAAATCGATAGATAATTTAATTTGTTTGTTTGTTGCAATTCACCATCCAGCGGACGCCGAATTTGTCGGTCAATTGCCCCCAATGTCCCCAAAACATTTCTTGAAATTCTGTCCCCACCTTGCCGCCAGCCGACAGGGCGGCAAAAAATCCCTTCCCCTGCTCGACATTATCAACCATCAAGTTGATGCTAACATTGTTGCCAACAATTATCGACCCCATGCGATGCGGCACGTCGTTGCCCATTAACACATGGCCACCGAATATCGGGTATTGCACATTCATTACAAGTTTTTTTTCTTCGTCGGTAAATGACATGCCCGTGGCGGGTGGCACATCGCCGATGCGCATAAAGCTGGTGAAATCGCCACCAAACACCGATTTGTAAAAATTAAAGGCGGCCTCGGTCTCGCCCGGAAAAGTAATATAGGTTGCAACGCTCGCCATGGTTTTATGCTATAAAGTTTTCTGCCATCTTGCAAGTGGAAAATGTTCAGGTTGCAAATTTTAAAGCATGAGCTTCGCTAACATCATTTTTTATTCTTATAAGTTTTTTAAATAAAATATATTGTTGACGAACCCACCTTGGAAAAATACCTCGGCAAGCCTCGTATTTTTCCGTCCTCCCTTGCTAAAGCAAGGGAGGCAAAGTCGCATTTTTTCATCAATGATATTGATAGAAGCAAGTGATAATGTCCCCGCCTGAGATTCGCCATGGCTTTGCTCGCTTAAGGTAAAAGCAATAAATGTTTTTGTCTCGCTTGCGGCAGTAACAGAGTCCCAAGCGGAAGCGCAAATATATTGGCGGAGAGGGAGGGATTCGAACCCTCGGTACACTTGCGCGCA encodes the following:
- a CDS encoding TMEM175 family protein gives rise to the protein MKKTMSKARLEAFSDGVFSVAITLLAVELHPFDMTGLSDLLPFLPKFLLFVLSFITIAIWWVNHHQLCLNMRRVTLKILWLNIFTLLFITVIPLTTSLLGENFHEPMAMAFYNLIMFIASAIFYWLTRSVYGNLRKYGWERYVAVVCYGLGVLAPFIPHAVLLAYVFMIIPPMFYFIPRSSRRR
- a CDS encoding VOC family protein; translated protein: MASVATYITFPGETEAAFNFYKSVFGGDFTSFMRIGDVPPATGMSFTDEEKKLVMNVQYPIFGGHVLMGNDVPHRMGSIIVGNNVSINLMVDNVEQGKGFFAALSAGGKVGTEFQEMFWGHWGQLTDKFGVRWMVNCNKQTN
- a CDS encoding TMEM175 family protein, translating into MDKARLEAFSDGVFSVAITLMAVELHPFDMTGVSALLPFLPKFLLFTFSFITVALWWVNHHQLCLHMRRVNLNILWLNIFALLFVTVIPLATVLLGENFNQPLAIAFYNLTMFAVSSVFYRLAVAVHGDLRQFGWQRYIGVTFYGLGVLAPFVSPVIWVAYIFTVIPRALSFIPWSLTQGKKYQS